A stretch of DNA from Ricinus communis isolate WT05 ecotype wild-type chromosome 4, ASM1957865v1, whole genome shotgun sequence:
cATATTAATTGTTCTTAATCAAACATACAACAAATTACaataaactcaaaatcaaataaataaaaataatatgtttttcttttcaattctattagaaataaaaactataatttcGGTAAAAATATGTTGATAGTTAATGATATTGATTTCTTATCATAAGAAAttagatatattaatttagaaagtgaaagaaaaaggaaaaaagaaatcacaaataCTAAAATGGAAAGAACCAGAGACTTTTAAGCACAAAACACCTAACCCCCTTGTATTTTCCCTTCATAATAATTGCACCAAACAAAGCATTAGAGAAGAATTATACCAAGAAAGATGCCAAAACAACTTCTAATGGcgacatattttattttaattggtaaaagaaaaactactAATAATGACAAAGTTCCAACTGCTGCTACTTGGCAGCCCTCAATTGTGGAAATCTAATGGCTCATCAGTTTTGGTGTGCTGGAGGCCTCCAGTAATTCCCACTCGCTTGATTCCTCGTGTCTCCTTGTAAGAACTTTTCATTTTGAACTGAACTCAAAATCCAAAACGACCAGACAGCCaactctttttatattattgttatgTACCCATTATTCATCTTTTGTTATTGCAACAATGTTTAGCCTTTGGCCACATGTTTAGCCCCCCACCAGTCCACCGCCTAAAATGTTGAAAGTTTGCCCTGATCAAGCGGGATGTTATGTTAGCAGTCAGTTGTTAGGGGGGGAGAGGAGAAGTGTACCATTTCAACAGTGCGGGAGAGTAAAAATGCCCCCCCGCTCACTCCGATATCCCTTAGCTTTGGCACGGGCTGCTAGCACCCATTAAGCTAAATGCATAGCAGCCACTCCCAAGTGTTGCAGAATCACATATATAAAGATAGGTAGATATACGAACGAGTTTCATGTATTCTTTACATTAACAAGCACCTGAACAAAATGGTGCCAATTTTACATCTTCTTTACATTACCAAGCACTTGTAAAAGTAGTCCCGACTTTGTTGAATAAAGAATCAATGAatgttgatatatatatactctgGGTCCAACCCTATATGCACACCAAACAACCAAATACAATTCCATTATTTCTTCTGTTCAGTCACCTGAAACAGCTAACATCCAGACTCAAACGAGTACTTATTTTCAGTGCCAAGTCTCTGCTTGCACTTCCCTGAAATATAAGCATTCTacatgactttttttttttttttctagaagATGACACACCTTAATTTATTGAGTTACATGGCCATCTAGGCCAATTTATTAGACTTGCTAAGCTGAAAAGTGGAAACTGTTGGCAGCTGTGATTTAGCATTTCCAGCAAGAAGCTGCAACTATAGGCTTTGATTTCCAACCAAGGACCAAGCAACCCTTCTCTTCCACAACAGTATAGCCATCACAAACCTTATTCTTCCCTAGCCATTGCTTGGCCTGAGCCATCATCTTAACTGGTGCAGCCTGGAATCCTGCACGGCTCATTCTCCTACGCCACTGGTCCACCTTCTCGTGCCGCTCCACCCTTGCTGGCCCCTCACAGCTCACAATGTTCTTTATCTCCTCTGCAAAGTAAAACTGTTCCATCTTTGCTCGCCTTGTGTCATATCTGGGCAGCATGGCATCCAGGGAATCAAATATTGCTGAATAGTAATGCAGGGCTTCCATGAATCTTCCCAGAAAGAATGGCCCATTGTGGCTTGAATCTTGCTCGACTAGAGCAAGAATTTTCGGTGAAAGAGCATGAATAGTCTGCAAAACAGAATTCAGGGCTCCTCTGCTTTCTTTAACCACACAATGCAGTTGGAGGATGCTGTTCACAACAAGAACTTCACCATCAAACACTTTGATGTCATCAGGCTGCAGGTTTTCGAGGGTGCTTTCCACCACAGAGAACTCCAAATTAATACCTACATCTTTTGCATATTCCACGAGCTCATCCCCGATGGTTTGAAACCTACCAACACAAAGACCTACAGCAGTTATTCTAAGGCGGCAGGGTGGCTTTCCAGCACGATTAGCGAGGCTTTGGATCAGCTGGCGCCATTGGTGACCATGTGGTAGACCAAGGGTCATTCCCAAGTCCACAACATGGACAAAACTCTCTCCCTCAAAGGCTTCCAATATTGACGAGTTGGCCACAAAGTGACCAAACTGAATATGTGGGCAAATTTCATAAACAAGGCTCAACGCTTCTTCTTTCTTATCCGAGGCAATGTCCATTATGTTCATTATTGGTGTAACTAAACTGACTGTCCCTAGAGGTTGAACCAGAGACAGCCTATCAGCAAGGCCTTGGAAAAAGCAAGATGCTACACGCTGGAAAGAAGAGCCAAAGACTAAAGCACTGGACCGAAGCTCGGATAACAGGGCTGAGGCATGTGACTTATCCCGACAAGCAACAGCTTCAGCACAAGCAATTAAAAGCTGAACAAGCCTCATCCCATCAGTATTCCCACCTTCTCCATGATTTTCACCTTCCTCAGAATTGGCCATGGCTTCTGCTCCCTCTTCGACAGCCTCAGCTGCAAGATATCTTTGAGTATAAGTCCATATGTGATCTCTAAAATGAAGCCTTGGCAAGCTATTCAAGCTATTAGTACTACAACTGCGGCTTATAGTATCATTACTGCCACTGCCACTGCCACTACCACCAGTATTATAGATACCATCGCTCCCAGTGGATTCTGCGAAACTTAGAGCTCGTTTAATCCTTTTTTTATGTTCTCTTGTTTCATCAGAGAAATCAAGGACAAAGATAGACTCATTGTTCTCTAATATGGGCAAGTAAGGATAAGGATAGTAAGCCATAGCAGAAAGACTGATATCAAGGCTGCTCGTTTCATTAATTGTTTCATCATGGGAGAGGTCATTTGGGAACAACCTACGACGCATTTCAAGTTTGGTCGCTCACTTTCTGCGTTAATCTTAATGATATATCAGTAAAGCTCTGAAAGACCCTATCACCAAGAAAAGCTGGTATATAAAGACACAACTCTTTCTTGTTGGAGCTATTTACTAAGTCAAGGTATTATACTAATGGTGGAAAACCAAATGAAAGTTGACAAAGAGTTGTCGGCCCAAAATCCAGCATAGTGAAATGCAAGAGCATAGAGCAATCAAATCAATTTCTCTCCCAAGATTTTGGAATTTCGTATCTTGTCCTAATATTCTTCTAAAACTCCAGCCTAGTTGGTAACTTTATATTCATACAGTAACAATATGAACATCACTTTCATTTTCTGCGATGTCCTCTTCTGTTA
This window harbors:
- the LOC8266360 gene encoding GRAS family protein RAD1, with product MRRRLFPNDLSHDETINETSSLDISLSAMAYYPYPYLPILENNESIFVLDFSDETREHKKRIKRALSFAESTGSDGIYNTGGSGSGSGSNDTISRSCSTNSLNSLPRLHFRDHIWTYTQRYLAAEAVEEGAEAMANSEEGENHGEGGNTDGMRLVQLLIACAEAVACRDKSHASALLSELRSSALVFGSSFQRVASCFFQGLADRLSLVQPLGTVSLVTPIMNIMDIASDKKEEALSLVYEICPHIQFGHFVANSSILEAFEGESFVHVVDLGMTLGLPHGHQWRQLIQSLANRAGKPPCRLRITAVGLCVGRFQTIGDELVEYAKDVGINLEFSVVESTLENLQPDDIKVFDGEVLVVNSILQLHCVVKESRGALNSVLQTIHALSPKILALVEQDSSHNGPFFLGRFMEALHYYSAIFDSLDAMLPRYDTRRAKMEQFYFAEEIKNIVSCEGPARVERHEKVDQWRRRMSRAGFQAAPVKMMAQAKQWLGKNKVCDGYTVVEEKGCLVLGWKSKPIVAASCWKC